From Nocardioides sp. HDW12B, the proteins below share one genomic window:
- a CDS encoding EamA family transporter — translation MTHAPALGSARAGLLQVCAAGVLWGTGGLVVTVLNDRDGLGAMTVSAWRMALAAVALVGFALVTRRVAAVRETLRRHPGRAALLGCCTGLYQGLYFGAVLLVGVSVATVVSLGLAPVLASLGEHLAARTRPSRREVAVLASALTGLVLITANAGHGSAAPGDRPTLGLLMAVASGAVYAGTTVLGHTLASRVDPVALTTCATAAGAVALSPFLLLAAVAGEPVLTTDPGSVALLVYLGIATMALSYGLLYAGLRTTSGSAATVATLVEPLSAGLLAAALLGERVTWPALLGGVLILGAVAALRPTEQQPVPA, via the coding sequence ATGACGCACGCACCAGCGCTCGGCAGTGCCCGGGCCGGGCTGCTCCAGGTCTGCGCCGCGGGGGTCCTCTGGGGCACCGGCGGACTGGTCGTGACCGTCCTCAACGACCGCGACGGTCTCGGCGCGATGACCGTCAGCGCGTGGCGCATGGCGCTGGCCGCGGTCGCCCTGGTCGGCTTCGCCCTGGTGACGCGCCGGGTCGCCGCGGTGCGCGAGACGCTGCGTCGTCACCCGGGACGGGCGGCCCTGCTCGGCTGCTGCACCGGTCTCTACCAGGGCCTCTACTTCGGCGCCGTGCTGCTGGTCGGGGTGAGCGTCGCGACCGTCGTCTCGCTCGGGCTCGCGCCGGTCCTGGCCAGCCTCGGTGAGCACCTCGCGGCACGGACCCGGCCCTCGCGGCGCGAGGTCGCGGTGCTGGCCTCGGCGCTCACCGGGCTCGTGCTCATCACCGCCAACGCCGGGCACGGTTCCGCGGCGCCCGGGGACCGACCCACCCTGGGTCTGCTCATGGCCGTCGCGTCCGGTGCGGTGTACGCCGGGACCACCGTGCTGGGCCACACCCTCGCCTCACGGGTCGACCCGGTCGCGCTCACGACCTGTGCCACCGCGGCCGGGGCGGTCGCGCTCTCGCCGTTCCTGCTCCTCGCCGCGGTCGCGGGGGAGCCGGTCCTCACCACCGACCCCGGGTCGGTGGCGCTGCTGGTCTACCTCGGCATCGCGACCATGGCCCTGTCCTACGGCCTGCTGTACGCCGGGCTCCGCACCACGTCCGGATCGGCCGCCACCGTCGCCACCCTCGTCGAGCCGCTCTCGGCCGGGCTGCTCGCGGCGGCGCTGCTGGGCGAGCGCGTCACCTGGCCGGCCCTGCTGGGGGGCGTGCTGATCCTGGGTGCCGTGGCCGCCCTGCGTCCGACCGAGCAGCAGCCCGTGCCCGCCTGA
- a CDS encoding glycerophosphodiester phosphodiesterase family protein, with product MRQPEGRPKVIAHRGSNESEAEHTLAAYLKAIDEGADGVECDVRLTADGHLVLVHDRRIDRTTNSRGVVSTMTLAQLDDLDASAWKRPWADLDDEVELPERDEKGVLTLERLIEVVRDYDRTIDVAIETKHPTRYAGLVERRVVDLLDQVGWNHAGSPARIMSFSGVAVTRVRRLAPQLETVFLIEGAVSWRVARGMLMGGSVAGPGVEEIRERPRLAHRLRDEGHRIHVWVVNTPDDLRCCLDLGVEAVITDTPGRVLSWLG from the coding sequence ATGAGACAGCCCGAGGGGCGTCCCAAGGTCATCGCGCACCGGGGGTCGAACGAGAGCGAGGCCGAGCACACGCTGGCGGCCTACCTGAAGGCCATCGACGAGGGAGCCGACGGGGTCGAGTGCGACGTCCGTCTGACGGCGGACGGGCACCTCGTCCTGGTCCACGACCGCCGCATCGACCGCACCACGAATTCCCGCGGCGTGGTCTCGACCATGACCCTCGCGCAGCTCGACGACCTCGACGCCTCGGCCTGGAAGCGCCCCTGGGCCGACCTCGACGACGAGGTCGAGCTGCCCGAGCGTGACGAGAAGGGCGTGCTCACGCTCGAGCGCCTCATCGAGGTCGTGCGTGACTACGACCGCACCATCGACGTCGCGATCGAGACCAAGCACCCCACCCGCTACGCGGGTCTGGTCGAGCGACGGGTGGTCGACCTCCTGGACCAGGTGGGGTGGAACCACGCCGGCTCTCCGGCCCGCATCATGAGCTTCTCCGGCGTGGCCGTCACCCGGGTACGGCGCCTCGCGCCCCAGCTCGAGACCGTCTTCCTCATCGAGGGTGCCGTGTCGTGGCGCGTCGCCCGGGGGATGCTGATGGGTGGGTCCGTCGCGGGACCTGGTGTCGAAGAGATCCGCGAGCGGCCCCGGCTTGCCCATAGACTCCGCGACGAGGGTCACCGGATCCACGTGTGGGTCGTCAACACTCCCGACGACCTGAGATGCTGCCTCGACCTCGGGGTGGAAGCCGTGATCACCGACACGCCCGGACGCGTCCTTTCCTGGCTGGGCTGA
- a CDS encoding ATP-binding protein has translation MDLRVPFQAPSASVVRQELRSWLEGQGFTGERVDDARVVISELVGNSVRHAAPLPVNDLVVSWALEAGELVISVSDGGSASRPHAVDADNSDISGRGLSIVDALVKKWWVEDDHGQTTVHVRIPL, from the coding sequence ATGGACCTTCGTGTCCCTTTCCAGGCTCCGTCCGCCTCCGTCGTCCGCCAGGAGCTCCGGTCGTGGCTCGAGGGCCAGGGATTCACCGGTGAGCGCGTCGACGACGCCCGTGTGGTGATCTCCGAGCTGGTCGGCAACTCCGTCCGCCACGCCGCACCCCTGCCCGTCAACGACCTCGTCGTCAGCTGGGCCCTGGAGGCCGGCGAGCTGGTCATCTCCGTCAGCGACGGCGGCAGCGCCTCGCGCCCGCACGCCGTCGACGCCGACAACTCCGACATCTCCGGTCGCGGTCTGAGCATCGTCGACGCCCTGGTGAAGAAGTGGTGGGTCGAGGACGACCACGGCCAGACAACCGTGCACGTCCGCATCCCCCTCTGA
- a CDS encoding DUF5926 family protein — translation MGKRSRDKARQNAAQNAAASPDGVSPRQPCPCGSGLRYRSCHGSATGAPPRLVTRPFAGLAAECDLVALRELVPAATAPLPLVTPGERDVLLATLLPVAAPAMVRDNGTVWLGLQVQHAYGDPSRDLGAVLEAALVAEPGQMVGLTDAPGEGPRLQELVVDEPLDITVHEGFEYWIADVDDDSSGVAAALEQANQVASPTARLTSVTAAYWTAMGSKEHLRWVMPHDEEVLLSALARLHLAGEDRLVADSRLVGMFRAHSLLAPVWDLPAGTGAEVLEEPAARFATALDEAMTALTEGAEPLTTEERSARHGLANRQVTIR, via the coding sequence ATGGGCAAGCGATCACGCGACAAGGCACGTCAGAACGCCGCACAGAACGCGGCCGCCTCTCCGGACGGGGTCTCGCCGCGCCAGCCGTGCCCCTGCGGGTCGGGGCTGCGCTACCGCTCCTGCCACGGCAGCGCCACCGGCGCACCGCCGCGCCTGGTGACCCGCCCCTTCGCCGGCCTCGCCGCCGAGTGCGACCTGGTCGCGCTGCGCGAGCTGGTGCCGGCCGCGACCGCCCCGCTGCCGCTGGTCACCCCCGGTGAGCGCGACGTCCTGCTGGCGACGCTGCTGCCCGTGGCCGCCCCGGCCATGGTCCGCGACAACGGCACGGTGTGGCTCGGGCTGCAGGTCCAGCACGCCTACGGCGACCCGAGCCGTGACCTGGGCGCCGTGCTCGAGGCGGCGCTGGTCGCCGAGCCCGGCCAGATGGTCGGCCTGACCGACGCCCCGGGCGAGGGACCGCGCCTGCAGGAGCTCGTCGTGGACGAGCCGCTGGACATCACGGTGCACGAGGGCTTCGAGTACTGGATCGCCGACGTCGACGACGACTCCAGCGGCGTCGCCGCCGCCCTGGAGCAGGCCAACCAGGTCGCCTCGCCGACCGCGCGGCTGACCTCGGTCACGGCGGCGTACTGGACCGCGATGGGCAGCAAGGAGCACCTGCGCTGGGTGATGCCGCACGACGAGGAGGTCCTGCTGTCCGCCCTCGCGCGCCTGCACCTCGCGGGCGAGGACCGGCTCGTCGCGGACTCGCGCCTCGTCGGGATGTTCCGCGCGCACAGCCTGCTCGCGCCGGTCTGGGACCTGCCCGCCGGCACCGGCGCCGAGGTGCTGGAGGAGCCTGCCGCACGCTTCGCCACCGCCCTCGACGAGGCGATGACCGCCCTCACCGAGGGTGCTGAGCCGCTGACGACCGAGGAGCGCTCGGCCCGCCACGGGCTGGCCAACCGACAAGTCACGATTCGGTGA
- a CDS encoding ATP-binding cassette domain-containing protein, producing the protein MTKSFPDGTVAVGGLSLEAPQGQITVLVGPSGCGKTTSLRMVNRMIEPTSGRITVDGQDTATLEASELRRGIGYVIQHAGLFPHRTVADNIATVPRLLGWDKKRSRSTSLELLERVGLPQAYADRYPHQLSGGQQQRVGVARALAADPPVMLMDEPFSAVDPVVREQLQDEFLRLQGELGKTILFVTHDIDEAVKLGDQVAVLRVGGELAQLSDPARLLGDPHDDFVADFVGRDRGYRGLGFRPAPPVATREEPTVALGSAVDGADRGDRWVVVVDDERRPVGWVEPARLTGPVTETDLHRGGTVARAEGSTRALLDAALSSPSGRGVVVDADGVLLGTVTAAEVVAAIERPGAGVGPEGAGA; encoded by the coding sequence GTGACGAAGTCCTTCCCTGACGGGACCGTGGCGGTGGGCGGTCTGAGCCTGGAGGCGCCCCAGGGACAGATCACGGTCCTCGTCGGTCCGTCCGGCTGCGGCAAGACCACCTCGCTGCGGATGGTCAACCGGATGATCGAGCCCACCTCGGGCCGGATCACCGTCGACGGCCAGGACACCGCCACCCTGGAGGCCAGCGAGCTGCGCCGCGGCATCGGCTACGTCATCCAGCACGCCGGGCTGTTCCCGCACCGCACCGTCGCTGACAACATCGCCACCGTGCCCCGCCTCCTGGGCTGGGACAAGAAGCGGTCGCGCAGCACGAGCCTCGAGCTGCTCGAGCGGGTCGGGCTGCCCCAGGCGTACGCCGACCGCTACCCCCACCAGCTCTCCGGCGGCCAGCAGCAGCGGGTCGGGGTGGCCCGGGCCCTGGCTGCCGACCCGCCCGTCATGCTCATGGACGAGCCGTTCAGCGCCGTCGACCCGGTCGTGCGCGAGCAGCTGCAGGACGAGTTCCTGCGGCTGCAGGGCGAGCTCGGCAAGACCATCCTCTTCGTCACCCACGACATCGACGAGGCCGTGAAGCTCGGCGACCAGGTCGCCGTCCTCCGGGTCGGTGGCGAGCTCGCGCAGCTCTCCGACCCCGCCCGCCTCCTCGGTGACCCCCACGACGACTTCGTCGCCGACTTCGTGGGCCGCGACCGCGGCTACCGCGGGCTCGGGTTCCGTCCCGCCCCGCCGGTGGCGACCCGTGAGGAGCCGACGGTGGCGCTGGGGTCCGCGGTCGACGGCGCGGACCGGGGCGACCGGTGGGTCGTCGTGGTCGACGACGAGCGCCGACCGGTCGGCTGGGTCGAGCCGGCACGCCTCACGGGCCCGGTCACCGAGACCGACCTGCACCGCGGCGGCACCGTCGCGCGCGCCGAGGGCTCCACCCGCGCCCTGCTCGACGCCGCCCTGTCCTCCCCGAGCGGTCGGGGCGTCGTGGTCGACGCCGACGGCGTCCTGCTGGGCACCGTCACGGCGGCCGAGGTCGTGGCCGCCATCGAGCGGCCGGGTGCCGGGGTGGGTCCGGAGGGGGCGGGCGCATGA
- a CDS encoding ABC transporter permease, translating into MNDVLTWLTDGYNWSGSEGIPLRVWEHLLYSGIALGLAALVAVPLGLVVGHTGRGRFLAVNVTGAFRAIPSLGLLFVGIMLISPQLSGEASVLVPTEIVLTVLAIPPILAGAYAGVEQVDAAARDAAKGMGMTGAEVLWRVEVPCALPLIASGLRSAALQVIATATLAATVGLGGLGRYLIDGLSVRDYGQMASGALLVAALALLVDLVASLLQRLVVSPGLTGSDAGRRTSVRTSLRTSGS; encoded by the coding sequence GTGAACGACGTCCTCACCTGGCTGACCGACGGCTACAACTGGAGCGGCAGCGAAGGGATCCCGCTGCGGGTGTGGGAGCACCTGCTCTACTCCGGCATCGCGCTGGGGCTCGCCGCGCTGGTCGCCGTACCGCTCGGGCTCGTCGTCGGCCACACCGGCCGCGGCCGCTTCCTGGCCGTCAACGTGACCGGCGCCTTCCGGGCCATCCCCAGCCTCGGTCTGCTGTTCGTCGGCATCATGCTCATCAGCCCGCAGCTCTCCGGCGAGGCCAGTGTGCTCGTGCCCACCGAGATCGTGCTGACGGTGCTGGCCATCCCGCCGATCCTGGCCGGCGCCTACGCCGGCGTCGAGCAGGTTGACGCCGCGGCGCGCGACGCCGCCAAGGGCATGGGCATGACCGGTGCCGAGGTGCTGTGGCGCGTCGAGGTGCCGTGCGCGCTGCCGCTGATCGCCTCCGGCCTGCGCTCGGCCGCCCTGCAGGTCATCGCGACCGCGACGCTCGCCGCGACGGTGGGGCTCGGCGGCCTCGGCCGCTACCTCATCGACGGGCTGTCGGTGCGCGACTACGGGCAGATGGCGAGCGGCGCGCTGCTGGTCGCGGCGCTGGCGCTGCTCGTCGACCTCGTGGCCTCGCTGCTGCAGCGGCTCGTGGTCTCCCCTGGACTCACCGGCAGCGACGCCGGGAGAAGGACGTCCGTCCGTACATCCCTCCGGACCTCGGGGTCCTGA
- a CDS encoding asparaginase domain-containing protein: protein MDTPQPSPGAAAPDVPATGRRRVTTYFLGGTISMTGEGGHGAPPTLGADRLVAGPAAGPLVDVDLDAVDLAQVSSARITFDLLLEVLALARRAVDEGASGVVVVQGTDTLEETAYVLDLLWDRPEPLVLTGAMRRPSAPGADGPANLLAAITVAATPACRDLGVLVVLDDVVHAARRAHKAHPSATDAFRSSAPGPLGELLEGEVALLGTVLRLPALPTPATVDVHVDLLTALLGDDPRRYAGAAATADGLVVAGLGAGHVAPEVADVLAEAAARLPVVLVSRTGTGSVHRRTYGGAGSEVDLLDRGLLHGGRLAPLRARLLLTLLLAAGASRDEVAATVAAHASG, encoded by the coding sequence ATGGACACCCCCCAGCCGTCGCCCGGGGCAGCAGCCCCGGACGTGCCAGCGACCGGCCGACGCCGCGTCACGACGTACTTCCTCGGCGGCACCATCAGCATGACCGGCGAGGGCGGCCACGGTGCCCCACCGACGCTCGGCGCCGACCGGCTCGTGGCCGGGCCGGCCGCCGGTCCCCTGGTCGACGTCGACCTCGACGCGGTGGACCTCGCCCAGGTCAGCTCGGCCCGGATCACCTTCGACCTGCTCCTCGAGGTGCTCGCACTCGCCCGACGAGCCGTCGACGAGGGCGCCTCGGGCGTGGTGGTCGTCCAGGGCACCGACACCCTCGAGGAGACGGCGTACGTCCTGGACCTGCTCTGGGACCGCCCCGAGCCCCTCGTCCTCACCGGGGCGATGCGCCGCCCGTCGGCCCCCGGCGCGGACGGCCCGGCCAACCTCCTCGCCGCCATCACCGTCGCCGCGACCCCGGCGTGCCGCGACCTCGGCGTGCTCGTCGTGCTCGACGACGTCGTCCACGCCGCCCGTCGCGCCCACAAGGCGCACCCCAGCGCGACCGACGCCTTCCGCTCGTCGGCCCCCGGCCCGCTGGGCGAGCTGCTCGAGGGCGAGGTCGCGCTGCTGGGCACGGTGCTCCGGCTGCCCGCGCTGCCGACCCCCGCCACGGTCGACGTGCACGTCGACCTGCTCACCGCGCTGCTGGGCGACGACCCCCGCCGCTACGCCGGCGCGGCCGCGACCGCGGACGGCCTCGTGGTCGCCGGACTCGGGGCGGGGCACGTCGCGCCCGAGGTCGCGGACGTGCTCGCCGAGGCCGCGGCCAGGCTCCCGGTGGTGCTGGTGAGCCGGACCGGCACCGGCTCGGTGCACCGACGGACGTACGGCGGCGCCGGGTCCGAGGTGGACCTGCTGGACCGCGGACTCCTCCACGGCGGGCGGCTCGCTCCGCTGCGGGCCCGCCTGCTGCTCACGCTGCTGCTCGCCGCCGGGGCGTCGCGCGACGAGGTCGCGGCCACCGTCGCTGCGCACGCCTCGGGCTAG
- a CDS encoding ABC transporter permease has protein sequence MTWVLDHLDDIGSYTFDHAWLAGLPLVIGLLLSIPLGWAARRVSWLYTPLVVGTGLLYTIPSLALFVLMPLFLGTRILDTVNVVVAMTIYTLALLTRTVADALAAVDESVSASATAMGFGALRRLLTVELPLAVPVIAAGMRVAAVSNVSIVSVAALIGIPQLGSLFTDGFQRNFLDPVVAGLVACVLLALLFDLVIVLISRALTPWLRTGGSDRPVDEPAGPTGSRGSEVAA, from the coding sequence ATGACCTGGGTGCTGGACCACCTCGACGACATCGGGTCCTACACCTTCGACCACGCCTGGCTGGCGGGCCTGCCACTGGTCATCGGCCTGCTGCTCTCGATCCCGCTGGGCTGGGCCGCTCGCCGGGTGTCGTGGCTCTACACCCCGCTCGTGGTCGGCACCGGGCTGCTCTACACGATCCCGTCGCTGGCGCTGTTCGTGCTGATGCCGCTCTTCCTGGGCACCCGCATCCTCGACACCGTCAACGTCGTGGTGGCGATGACGATCTACACCCTCGCCCTGCTGACGCGCACCGTCGCCGACGCCCTGGCGGCCGTCGACGAGTCGGTCAGCGCCTCGGCCACGGCCATGGGCTTCGGCGCCCTGAGGCGGCTGCTGACGGTCGAGCTCCCGCTCGCCGTACCGGTCATCGCCGCCGGCATGCGCGTCGCCGCGGTCAGCAACGTCAGCATCGTCAGCGTCGCGGCGCTGATCGGCATCCCGCAGCTCGGCTCGCTGTTCACCGACGGCTTCCAGCGCAACTTCCTCGACCCCGTGGTCGCCGGCCTGGTCGCCTGCGTGCTGCTCGCGCTGCTCTTCGACCTCGTCATCGTCCTTATCTCCCGCGCGCTGACCCCGTGGCTGCGCACCGGGGGCTCGGACCGGCCGGTCGACGAGCCCGCGGGACCCACGGGCTCACGGGGCTCGGAGGTGGCGGCGTGA
- a CDS encoding DUF4184 family protein has translation MPLTLSHPAAVLPLRRVPGLAALPAAALVIASMVPDLPMFVPGRGGYRLSHSLLGVVTVDVAVTLLLLLVWDRVLRDALVDLSPRVVRDRFPRRARLPRASWLLAPAAAALGALTHVTWDAFTHPGRWGVRQVAWLGQDHLGLAGHQWAQYASGVLGLGVVLAATGRHVATRPPRARTSPRLLPAAVLPTGAALVALVTVVVGAGRRDEGLHAVAFHGVVAGLQAALVLTAGLTLGWGLLELRRARAAARSDAGRPRHPGSARPPAGPAR, from the coding sequence GTGCCCCTCACGCTGAGCCACCCGGCGGCCGTGCTGCCGCTGCGCCGAGTGCCGGGGCTGGCAGCGCTGCCGGCGGCCGCGCTCGTCATCGCGTCGATGGTCCCGGACCTGCCGATGTTCGTCCCCGGGCGCGGCGGCTACCGGCTGAGCCACAGCCTCCTCGGTGTCGTGACCGTCGACGTCGCGGTGACCCTGCTCCTGCTGCTCGTGTGGGACCGCGTGCTGCGTGACGCGCTGGTCGACCTGTCGCCGCGGGTGGTGCGCGACCGGTTCCCCCGTCGCGCCCGGCTCCCCCGTGCGTCCTGGCTCCTGGCGCCGGCTGCCGCGGCGCTGGGCGCGCTCACCCACGTCACCTGGGACGCCTTCACCCACCCGGGCCGGTGGGGGGTGCGGCAGGTCGCCTGGCTGGGCCAGGACCACCTCGGCCTGGCCGGCCACCAGTGGGCGCAGTACGCCTCCGGCGTCCTCGGGCTGGGCGTCGTGCTCGCCGCCACCGGGCGCCACGTCGCCACCCGCCCACCCCGCGCCCGTACGTCGCCCCGCCTGCTCCCGGCGGCCGTGCTCCCGACCGGCGCGGCGCTCGTCGCGCTGGTGACCGTCGTGGTCGGCGCCGGTCGACGCGACGAGGGTCTCCACGCGGTGGCCTTCCACGGCGTGGTGGCCGGGCTGCAGGCCGCCCTCGTGCTGACGGCGGGGCTGACCCTGGGGTGGGGGCTGCTGGAGCTCAGGCGGGCACGGGCTGCTGCTCGGTCGGACGCAGGGCGGCCACGGCACCCAGGATCAGCACGCCCCCCAGCAGGGCCGGCCAGGTGA
- a CDS encoding ABC transporter substrate-binding protein has product MKRTPLIASLTTVALLGLAGCGGGDEALESDSSGDSGSGDSGSSGEVVVGSANFPENALLAEIYAGALNGAGVEATTKLNIGSREVYIPAIEDASIDILPEYTGVLRDYFLAEEEAGAVGESSDSEGVYSELTDTLPEELTVLDYSEAEDKDAVVVTSETAEEYDLTEIGDLAEVAGDLTLGGAPEWKTRQTGLPGLEEVYGVVFGDFIELDAGGPQSLGALLNGRVDAANLFTTDPNIAAEDLVPLEDPDALFAAQNIVPLLRSEVVDDTVTETLNSVSEALDTETLGALVTQVVIDKEDPQAVAEQFLADNDLA; this is encoded by the coding sequence ATGAAGCGCACCCCCCTGATCGCCTCGCTCACCACGGTGGCCCTGCTGGGCCTGGCCGGCTGCGGCGGTGGCGACGAGGCCCTCGAGTCGGACAGCTCGGGTGACTCCGGCTCCGGTGACTCCGGCTCGTCCGGCGAGGTCGTCGTCGGCTCGGCGAACTTCCCCGAGAACGCCCTGCTGGCCGAGATCTACGCCGGCGCCCTCAACGGCGCCGGGGTCGAGGCCACCACCAAGCTCAACATCGGCAGCCGCGAGGTCTACATCCCGGCCATCGAGGACGCCTCGATCGACATCCTGCCGGAGTACACCGGCGTGCTGCGCGACTACTTCCTCGCCGAGGAGGAGGCCGGCGCCGTCGGTGAGTCCTCCGACTCCGAAGGCGTCTACTCCGAGCTCACCGACACCCTGCCCGAGGAGCTCACCGTCCTCGACTACTCCGAGGCCGAGGACAAGGACGCCGTCGTGGTGACCTCGGAGACCGCCGAGGAGTACGACCTCACCGAGATCGGCGACCTGGCCGAGGTGGCCGGCGACCTGACCCTCGGCGGTGCGCCGGAGTGGAAGACCCGCCAGACCGGACTGCCCGGCCTCGAGGAGGTCTACGGCGTGGTGTTCGGCGACTTCATCGAGCTCGACGCCGGCGGCCCGCAGAGCCTCGGCGCCCTGCTGAACGGCCGCGTCGACGCCGCCAACCTCTTCACCACCGACCCCAACATCGCCGCCGAGGACCTCGTCCCGCTCGAGGACCCCGACGCGCTGTTCGCGGCGCAGAACATCGTGCCGCTGCTGCGCAGCGAGGTCGTCGACGACACCGTGACCGAGACCCTCAACAGCGTCTCGGAGGCCCTCGACACCGAGACCCTCGGTGCGCTGGTCACCCAGGTCGTCATCGACAAGGAGGACCCGCAGGCCGTCGCCGAGCAGTTCCTCGCGGACAACGACCTGGCCTGA
- a CDS encoding YbdD/YjiX family protein: MSASTAGATAPVRRALAGLRWYARQLSGEAKWDDYLAACERRGEEPMTRRAFERHRDQHRERSTQGRCC, encoded by the coding sequence GTGAGCGCGTCGACCGCCGGCGCGACGGCTCCGGTACGCCGAGCGCTGGCCGGCCTGCGCTGGTACGCCCGCCAGCTCAGCGGCGAGGCCAAGTGGGACGACTACCTCGCCGCCTGCGAGCGCCGCGGCGAGGAGCCGATGACGCGCCGCGCCTTCGAGCGTCACCGTGACCAGCACCGGGAGCGATCCACCCAGGGTCGCTGCTGCTGA